One Panicum virgatum strain AP13 chromosome 9K, P.virgatum_v5, whole genome shotgun sequence genomic region harbors:
- the LOC120651043 gene encoding GDP-mannose 3,5-epimerase 1-like, giving the protein MGGSEKTVTAYGEYTYAELEREPYWPSEKLRISITGAGGFIGSHIARRLKSEGHYIIASDWKKNEHMTEDMFCHEFHLVDLRVMDNCLKVTQGVDHVFNLAADMGGMGFIQSNHSVIMYNNTMISFNMLEAARINGVKRFFYASSACIYPEFKQLDTNVSLKESDAWPAEPQDAYGLEKLATEELCKHYTKDFGIECRIGRFHNIYGPFGTWKGGREKAPAAFCRKAQTSTERFEMWGDGLQTRSFTFIDECVEGVLRLTKSDFREPVNIGSDEMVSMNEMAEIVLSFEDRKLPIHHIPGPEGVRGRNSDNTLIKEKLGWAPTMRLKDGLRFTYFWIKEQIEKEKTQGIDVAAYGSSKVVSTQAPVQLGSLRAADGKEGL; this is encoded by the exons ATGGGGGGCAGCGAGAAGACAGTTACCGCTTATGGTGAGTACACCTATGCTGAGCTGGAGAGGGAGCCCTACTGGCCGAGTGAGAAGTTGAGGATTTCGATTACTGGGGCTGGTGGTTTCATTGGATCCCACATTGCTCGCCGTCTGAAGAGCGAGGGCCATTATATCATTGCTTCTGACTGGAAGAAGAATGAGCACATGACCGAGGACATGTTCTGCCATGAGTTCCACCTGGTTGATCTCAGAGTCATGGACAACTGTCTGAAGGTTACCCAAGGCGTCGACCATGTATTTAATCTTGCTGCTGATATGGGTGGCATGGGGTTCATCCAGTCAAACCACTCTGTCATCATGTACAACAACACCATGATCAGTTTCAACATGCTAGAGGCTGCACGTATCAATGGTGTGAAGAG GTTCTTCTACGCCTCCAGTGCATGCATTTACCCTGAATTCAAGCAGCTTGACACAAATGTGAGCCTGAAGGAATCCGATGCCTGGCCTGCTGAG CCTCAAGATGCCTATGGCTTGGAGAAGCTTGCAACTGAGGAGTTGTGCAAGCACTACACCAAGGACTTTGGCATCGAGTGCCGCATTGGCCGTTTCCACAACATCTACGGTCCCTTCGGTACATGGAAAG GTGGTCGTGAGAAGGCACCTGCTGCCTTCTGCAGAAAGGCTCAGACATCCACCGAGAGGTTTGAGATGTGGGGCGATGGCCTCCAAACCCGATCCTTCACTTTCATCGACGAATGCGTCGAGGGTGTTCTGAG ATTGACCAAGTCTGATTTCCGCGAGCCGGTGAACATTGGGAGCGACGAGATGGTGAGCATGAACGAGATGGCTGAGATCGTGCTGAGCTTTGAGGATAGGAAGCTGCCCATCCACCACATCCCTGGTCCAGAGGGTGTCCGCGGGCGCAACTCTGACAACACCCTTATCAAGGAGAAGCTCGGGTGGGCTCCGACAATGAGGCTCAAG GACGGGCTTCGGTTCACCTACTTCTGGATCAAGGAGCAGATCGAGAAGGAGAAGACCCAGGGCATCGACGTCGCGGCGTACGGGTCCTCCAAGGTGGTGTCGACCCAGGCGCCCGTGCAGCTGGGCTCCCTCCGTGCCGCTGATGGCAAGGAGGGCCTCTGA